The following are from one region of the Nitrospinota bacterium genome:
- a CDS encoding cyclophilin-like fold protein — MPIQNEHVMKRVHIVWGFGHVTGVLYDTPTARKVLAALPIESESKRWGDEAYFETGITAELEPDARDVVEPGSICFWVEGNSIAIAWGPTPISKAGECRM; from the coding sequence CCGATTCAGAATGAACATGTAATGAAAAGGGTGCATATCGTCTGGGGATTTGGTCACGTCACGGGGGTGCTCTACGATACTCCGACGGCCAGGAAAGTCCTTGCGGCGCTTCCAATCGAATCCGAATCTAAACGCTGGGGGGACGAAGCGTACTTTGAGACCGGTATCACGGCGGAGCTGGAACCGGATGCCAGAGATGTCGTAGAACCCGGCTCTATCTGCTTCTGGGTCGAGGGGAACTCGATCGCCATCGCCTGGGGTCCGACACCCATCTCCAAAGCAGGGGAGTGCAGGATG